The following are encoded together in the Juglans microcarpa x Juglans regia isolate MS1-56 chromosome 2D, Jm3101_v1.0, whole genome shotgun sequence genome:
- the LOC121248631 gene encoding uncharacterized membrane protein YuiD-like, with translation MEVITVADTTSGSRTAAFSLSTTTTVTLTSLLPSNLPLLSAFLAGGLAQFLKLFTTWYKEKRWDSKRMLNSGGMPSSHSATVAALAASIGLQEGTGGPAFTIAVVLACVVMYDASGVRLHAGRQAELLNQIVCELPPEHPLSNIRPLRDSLGHTPLQVVAGAVLGCLVAYLMRNSN, from the exons ATGGAGGTGATCACCGTGGCGGACACGACCTCGGGCAGCAGAACGGCGGCGTTTTCTTTGTCGACGACGACAACAGTAACACTAACCTCCTTGCTCCCTTCGAACCTCCCCCTTCTCTCGGCCTTTCTCGCCGGCGGTCTTGCTCAGTTCCTCAAGCTCTTTACCACCTG GTATAAAGAAAAGAGATGGGATTCTAAGAGGATGCTTAATTCTGGTGGAATGCCTTCATCCCATTCTGCAACTGTGGCGGCTCTAGCGGCTTCTATAGGTCTCCAAGAAGGAACAGGAGGACCGGCTTTCACCATTGCAGTGGTCTTGGCATGTGTT GTGATGTATGATGCCTCAGGGGTAAGGCTCCATGCTGGTCGCCAGGCTGAA TTGCTGAATCAAATTGTGTGTGAGCTTCCTCCAGAGCATCCTTTATCCAACATAAGACCACTACGTGATTCCCTTGGGCACACTCCACTTCAG GTGGTTGCCGGTGCTGTGTTGGGATGCCTAGTAGCATATTTGATGAGAAACTCCAATTAG